Proteins found in one Oncorhynchus tshawytscha isolate Ot180627B linkage group LG25, Otsh_v2.0, whole genome shotgun sequence genomic segment:
- the LOC112247228 gene encoding noggin-3 yields MDNSYCFLAMSMLVLSLGFRIEEGMCQHYYLLRPIPSDTLPIVELKEDPDPVLDPKERDLNETELRSNLGSHFDPHFMSITPPEDKYSGNEDLGDSEMRQKPSVAMPKEIKAIEFEIQQGKKHKPSKKLRRRLQLWLWSYTFCPVVYTWNDLGNRFWPRYVKVGSCYTKRSCSVPEGMLCKPAKSAHFTILRWRCLQRKGGLKCAWIPVQYPIISECKCSCSN; encoded by the coding sequence ATGGATAACTCGTACTGTTTCCTTGCCATGTCCATGCTGGTTCTGTCCCTCGGGTTTAGGATAGAGGAGGGCATGTGCCAACACTACTACCTCCTCCGTCCCATCCCCAGCGACACTCTCCCTATTGTGGAGCTCAAAGAGGACCCAGACCCTGTCCTGGATCCGAAAGAACGGGACCTGAACGAGACCGAACTAAGATCCAACTTGGGTAGTCACTTCGACCCCCACTTCATGTCCATCACCCCGCCAGAGGACAAGTACTCAGGCAACGAGGACCTGGGCGACTCGGAGATGCGTCAGAAGCCATCCGTCGCGATGCCCAAAGAGATCAAAGCCATTGAGTTTGAGATCCAGCAAGGCAAGAAGCACAAGCCCAGTAAAAAACTCAGAAGAAGGCTGCAACTGTGGCTGTGGTCTTACACCTTCTGTCCAGTTGTTTATACATGGAACGACCTCGGGAACAGATTCTGGCCGCGCTACGTGAAGGTGGGGAGCTGCTACACTAAGCGTTCTTGTTCGGTCCCTGAAGGGATGCTTTGCAAACCTGCCAAATCGGCCCATTTTACGATCTTAAGATGGAGGTGCCTGCAGAGAAAAGGAGGTCTGAAATGTGCTTGGATACCAGTTCAGTACCCCATTATATCTGAGTGCAAATGCTCCTGCTCGAACTGA